The following DNA comes from Castanea sativa cultivar Marrone di Chiusa Pesio chromosome 10, ASM4071231v1.
tttccttatcctCTCCTTCTCTCAAAAtgttatcttaaaaaaaaaaaaaattgacttgaaACAAATCGTGTAACCCATTACCCACTATGCAAAAGCTCAAATCTAGAGAAAAAATTCAGGAAAAACGGGTAAAGAAGAATGGTTTACCTGAGATTTTATATAGAACGGTAGTGGTATTTGGTCCTTCGTCTTCGTGTTGGTGTTCGTGTTCTGTTAGTGTTTAGGGTTTATCGTTTTCCAATACCAATAACAATAACAGGGTTTTAGTGTGACCACCAGTTCGACCCGGACCATGCCCAGCCCAATTTTAATCCATAATCTCCAGGGAGACCAGCTTTTTAGCCCAATTCTAGCCCACTACATTAAATGAGATTATTACCGTGCTccatttatatatgtatgttcaaaaataaaagaaaaactatactTGGAATTGCATTTGAATTTTAGTGTAGGTTTGGATTGCGTTTTTTGGTGGGTCTCGTGTACTGTTTACAGAATCCacaagtttttgttgttttttgtttttgtttttgttgttgttgttgttgtttttttttttttttcttcagaaaaacaactttaaaattgggtctcatgttactatttacatatttaaaaattattttgctatagtgttttaagtttttagttttcagcaataaacggtatccaaacagacccttagtatTGAGAGATTTCAATAACATGGGTAGGGGGTTAAAGGATTTTGtcctaataaaattatttttattgagtttaAAATGACGTCTTACAACTAATTATTTGAAATCCATGTATTAATAAGATTTAAGTCTCTCTATGGATATTATCAACGAGAAATACTAAAGAGGTTTCACAaaatttccttctcaaaaaaaaaaaaaaaaggtttcacAAAATTTTGCAGAACCATTGATGTTGCTAGTTATTAGTGAACTTAGCATTACTTTCAAATGTGCTCATTATTGATACCATTTTATTCGTACCAATTACATCATATCAtctcaattttcataaaaatattttctgtttctagactttttcaatcattaataaatttaaaaaatcactttttttatactttattaagttatattaattaaaatttaaatcccatttttttcccttctaatGTGTCTTTTTAAATGAATATCGGATGTATGCAACGAAAGTTATTTGTTTACACTTTGTGCCGTACTCATAACATACctacttttttcaaaaatatcccAATATAGCACACAATGACACATGATGTGTACAGTATACTGAAATTTGAGATAATCAAAGCCACCAATTTCTTACCTCCAAGTCACTTTCAAAATAGTCAAGAAATTTCTCAATAGATAGTGGACAAGTAACATGTTCTACCAGATGTATCTAGAGACTACATGTTAATCTATGGATTGTAGAAAACTGAAGTGAAGAtcatgtttaaaattttgtgtaacAGATGGACCAATAAATACTGGGAAAGATAGGTAAGGTTAAAACAGCAGAAAGCACTTTGTCAACGCTGATGAAATGCTTCTTTGTTGTATTCATGTGATGTGTAACCAATTTTCAAGCCAAATCATGTGAATTGTACTGTGGAAGTGAATGGACggttttgataaacttttaaaagcAAGTCTGCCATGTCTACAAAAAAAGTGGCTGCATTAACCGCGAATACGAACTGATCAGATTAACTAGTAACAACTTCCAGCATACTTTTCCTACTGCGCAATCAAGAAACTCTTGTCTTCAATCTTCACTACCACACCAATTATTCACCTTATCAAGTTCCTATTTCATTTCATTATCAGTTCGGCCATGGACCACACATGTCCTACCGTACAGTTACAAATTGCATAGTACATATTCTTTAGATTTATCATGGTTACTTTGTGTAGTCACACTGGATATTCGGTCAGCATCATTGATTCATTATGGGTTCAATAATGGCATGTTTCTCCCAGTTTCAACGGTTCAATTAGTAAGATCAATGAGAGATTTGGATTTGAATCTTTTTTCACACCAACAGAAACTCGCAGCGTTATGGTGTGATGGTAAAGGGTCATCATaatttcaaaatgattttgtacctaataaaaagaataataatgaCATGTTTCCAAGATGTTGCTATGATATTTGTTAGTATGTGATCCTATACTTGTGGTTAAGATGCAATTTACTCTAATGTGAAAGAAGGTACTGAATAGACCTTATCTTGAATTCGTGGGATACTCACCTGCCCAGTCACAACCTATTTCAGCCTCTCTGTCTCTTTATTTATGGAGCTCACCAGCCTCTTGCCTAAAAATCAAACTCCTGCAAAAAGATCTTGCCCTTTCCAAGTCAGCCAAAAgccttttttaattataaatctAACATCAAAAACTCTATGATTTCACAGTTCATGGGAATCAATTCAGTATCATTGAAAAGCATGACTCTTTATTCTCACTCTTCTTCTATTTCATACATGGACTCTTTGTTGTGGTACTAGTATTTATCTAGTGATAAAATAGTTTCTACTTCAATTGCTATCACTTTCTCCATCTCACTTCTCTTGAATGAGAATGGCTTGCATTCATTCATTTATGACATTCATGTTTGTTGCATTGCTGATGAATTCAGGCCAATTGGCAAATGGAAATGGATACAATTATATTCAAGAAGCCTGCAGTGTAACTAGGTACCCTGACATCTGTGTTCAGTCACTAGCATCATTTTCAAGCACTGCTAAGAGAAGCCCCAGCAAGTGGGCACGGGCAGGAGTATCGGTGACAATAGGTGAGGTAAAGGATGTTGctcaaaacttgaaaaaattgaagaaatatcGGCTTATGAAGGGAAAGAACAGAATTGCCCTTTCAGATTGCATTGAATGTATTCAGGACGCACTTGATGAGCTTCACAAATCACTCGATGTGCTCAGAAGGCTTAGTAAAAGCACATTCAATGAACAAATGGGTGACCTTAATACATGGATTAGTGCAGCCCTCACTGACGAAGACACTTGCTTGGATGGTTTTGAAGACCAAAAGGGAAAGCGAGTTAAGTTGCTTCAAAATCAGGTTTTGAATGCTACTTATATCACTAGTAATGCCCTGGCTCTGGTTAACAAACTAGCAGCCACAGGTTTGGCAAGCATAACTGTTCCATAGAGGTTCTGAATATGGGTTTCGTCATAGCATGAATCAATCTAGGGATGAAGAAGTCTCTGGATTGATCATAATTGAATGCAGTATCACTAATTAGTATGAGAATAAGGCCATCTCCAGCCAAAATAtctctagattttttttgtttggttgcaaCAAGCCATAATATCTCCAGCTTCGTATAGCCATAAAAATCTATgtagtttctttgtttttgcccTCACAAGTGACAATCTAAGTGATGCTgttattaaatcttttttatttataaaaatttctcttattaaatttataaggTGATACAGTTTCTTATATTTGAATGTGGAATGTTATGCAAAATTAAGTGTCGGCATATATAGGCAACATCATATTTTGCCATCCGTGGGAATTGTTGGCCTTGCCTACTGATCCCAGAGAAAAGTTGCATGGTGCAGAGCTGATCAATGGTCAAACGCAACCGCAATGCTGCCTTCAAGCTCCCAAAACCCCTTGATGGAGCAACAGCTGCAGACATTGGCAGAAAGTGTTCAGTAATTAGCTCGCCAAAAACCAAGAAATATTGAAGCATCAGCAACAAGCAAGGCAAGATAATAAAGGCGATTACTGCTTTTCCATTACTAGGCAACTCATGCATATTCCCCCATTCCAGTAGAAGAGTTCTTATGTAGCACTTGGTCCTGTCCTAAGTTCCTAACTCCTAAGGACCTAATCATATATCAACCAGATATAACATCAGTATATCATATCTAATTAACTATGAGTCAGtatgaaatttataataaattagtTCCAtaattaacttccataaattgGCAGAAAACTTTGTGAGAGACCTGAGATCCCCAAACTTCTGCAGGCAAAGGAAAAATGCTATAGAAATTTAGCATTAAAGGCCAAAAAAACAatagggaaaaataaaagaagatttcAGTAAAGGTTGTTGAGAATTATGCAGCCATATGAAATAATCTTTGCTATGATATCTGCTGTGCTGGCAACACTCAATCTCTAGGATATTTCAATGAGTATCTTTCCCAAAATACTTTGATACCAATGAATTCAAACAAATGACAAATTGTGATTGGTGAAGTATAAAATGGAACACAAAAAGTGATATAGACTATTTTGTATTCGATACTATCAAAGCAAGAATGACAAAGACAACTTTTACACTAAGAAATACAAACTAAACggaaatcataaatataaaaatgactattttTGTCCCTTCTCCCCATCTCCAccctataaaaatattttgtttgctGACATTATATGGTATTGAAGGACATTACACTTTCTGGTGTTTTCAATTGAAACatgggtttgaatttttcttcccacttataaaatgtataaaaattaaaaaattaaaagacataAGATACAtgccacttaaaaaaaaaaaatagaacattacCATTTCGTTGACCATCAATGTTTACTTGTTTAGTAGTCCTCCTATTTCCTTCTTAGGACTATAAAGAAGGATGTTAATAAAGTGTGGGCTTGGTGTGTTTTCTGACTGAACTTAACACTAATTCGCCCAGATTGGTATGGGCTTTTTTGCTGGGTAGGCCTCATCATAAACTGTCCGGGTTGGGTGTTTACCCTGACCAATTCGTTTCATGTAGAGACCGGGTAGTAgggcataatttttttttttttgggggggctAACCATTCTTCCTAATTTCTTGAGTCTTGAAAATCTCACTCTCTCACATGAGAGACTTTCTGCCCCAATTGTTCATTTACCTAAATCAGTGTTCATTGAGGCTACATCAACTtgtatgactctctctctctctctctctctcaaactaaAACTTACACGTTTTGCAAGTTGTAATCTGTAGGATTAGTGTGTATCTGCCTGTAATTAGCTTGCCCCACTATGTTAGCTGGAGCTAAAGTTAAAGtttggaagaaaaagaaatctgaTATTGAAGTCTGGAAGAATGCATAtgttacataaaaaattaaaaaaaattaaaaaatctacaaGAGGATACATAGATTCAATTCAAGAGTTACATAGTGAAGACCGAAGAATAGTATGCATGCCCCAAAAGTCACAAGATCGGGCCCTCTAACACTTGGTCTCAAACCTTCCACGCTTTCGTTTTTGGTACGATCGGACCTGTATATAACCGTGTTATTAGAACAAAAGGATGTTACCATAAATCCCCCCTTTTCCTGGGgtggcttctcaaaaaaaaagaaagaaggatgTTACCATAACTACCAAATACACAGGTGTGTAGAAAAGGGTgtgatatataataaaatatcttcatttaaaaaaaaaaaatttattgcttaAATAGTGTGACTTGATTGCATCTTATTGGAAGAATATGAGATGTCGTGTTAAAGATATAATAATAGGGAGGCAGTCATACTCATGATTAGAGGTGTGCATGCGTCGAGTAAAAAAGATTTTTCACCACAATTCAAGCAGGCAGGTTGGGCTGGGTTGATGGGTTGAGCTTACATGTTTCATGCCACACAAATACAATGGATTTCATAAACtatttaattatcatttttaataaattattacaattcaCATATTACATCTAAATTatattgcaaaatttcaaattcaacaaAACTAGTTCTCTAGTAAATACCAAAGTAAATCATactaaaaaatagttttttttttagtatgttGGGTTAGGTCGGTGGGTTAAATCATGCACAATCCTACTTATGATACTCTCACATATGGCATGTTTGGTATGTCACAATGTTGTAATAGGTTTTATAATGGAACCACTAATTATGTGGAATAGGTAttcaactgttttttttttagaagaaggtATTCAACTAGGGAAAATTCGTAGGTATTCTTAGAGTATTGAAAAATGATACTCCCTCCTCTTACATTCATAGTAGACTCTACCATAGATTTAGTGAGTAgactccaccatgaatgtgagaggagagagcacCACTCTCCGTGCTCCAGGTGTGCCTAAGAATTACTCTTCAACTAGTCGGTTGCATCTTTATCAGGGCCGGCCCTAGGTTTAGGCCAATTAGGCTATTGCCTAGGGCCCCCTTACTAGAGAAGGCCCCAAATTTTGgggcaaatttttatttttatattttttatataaatatttttgggagatattaaaacattttagtttacatttttttttccactattAAGAAGGCTTAAAGAATTAAGTAATActagagatagagataagaCAAATTTGAATAAATGGGTCTTACAAATAGACGTGTTACTAATCAtaagtaattcaaataggaaaatgttaaaaatactataaattttactacatacattttatttatttaattatttttatcaagataaaaattttactctagcctaatctaagtgtatatgtgtgcgaAACTCTCTTTTAGAGACTTAAGCCTCGGCCATTGCCCATCACATCCCACAAaaacttatacttgtagagtgatcatTGCACCGAGGGTGCATGATGGTCTtcataacttttataatttgatgtgacaATGAATATGATATGTAGATTTCAACAAACTattgaatgcatttttgaatgaatatttatgattggtgatatatctttgtaattctcatgttgtaaattttatactatttctagtatttttgtAAGCCTCGTGTCATTGATCACATTCATTACA
Coding sequences within:
- the LOC142613876 gene encoding pectinesterase inhibitor 6-like, yielding MRMACIHSFMTFMFVALLMNSGQLANGNGYNYIQEACSVTRYPDICVQSLASFSSTAKRSPSKWARAGVSVTIGEVKDVAQNLKKLKKYRLMKGKNRIALSDCIECIQDALDELHKSLDVLRRLSKSTFNEQMGDLNTWISAALTDEDTCLDGFEDQKGKRVKLLQNQVLNATYITSNALALVNKLAATGLASITVP